Genomic DNA from Streptomyces sp. PCS3-D2:
CCGGCAGGGTGGGCCGCAGGTTCTCCATGATCTGGGTGTACGGGACGGAGGCGCCGAGCGTGGTGACCTCCTCGCCTACCTCCCACTCCCGCAGCAGCTCGATGCGGTTGAGGTCGAGGAGGTACTCCGGACGGCGGTGGTCGAAGTTGATCTCGACCATGATGTCGGTGCCACCCGCAATCGGCACAGCTGTGGGGTACTCGGCCTTAGCGGCGAGCGCCTCCTCCCAGCTGGCGGGGCGAAGGAAGTCCATGTCGGCTCTCTTCTTCTTAATCGGGTCGTTCACTTCAAGCCAGGAGGCCCAATGGCCCTCGACTGGTCGTTCACGTGCTGTTAACGCGGTGTGGACTCAGTACACAAGCCGCCCGTCCCCCGGGTGCAGTCACCGAAACCATGAAGGAGTTGGCTGACGGCCTCCCTCGTCTTGTAGATTCGTATGAAAGGCAGGATGCGACGACCTGCCCGATTTCCAACGGCAACATTCGAGACAGATCGGCGGCGACATCATGCGGCTGCGCGCACTGCTGGAGACCGAGGCGCTGGGGCTGCGGCTGCTCGGCGGCGAGGACGAACTCGACCGTACGGTCCGCGGGGTCATGACGACCGACCTGCGTGATCCCAGCCGGTACCTGTCCGGGGGCGAACTGGTCCTCACCGGCCTGGCGTGGCGGCGAAATTCGGCCGACTCCGAGCCGTTCGTACGAATCCTCGCGGGCGCCGGCGTCGCGGGGCTGGCGGCGGGCGAGGCGGAGCTGGGCGACATCCCGGACGATCTCGTTTCGGCCTGTGTGCGCAACCGGCTGCCGCTGTTCGCAGTGAACGAGGACGTTGCATTCGCCACGATCACGGAATACGTCGTGCGGCAGGTCTCGGGCGAGCGTGCCGGGGACCTGGCGGCCGTCGTGGACCGCCACCGCCGCCTGATGACATCGGGTCCGGCAGGAGGCGGACCCGATGTGGTGCTGGATCTCCTCACCACCGACCTCGACCTCCGGGCCTGGGTCCTGTCCCCCACCGGCCGGCAGATCGCCGGAGCGGGAGAGCCGCTGGCGCCGGGCATCTGCGCAGCGCTGGCGGGCGAGCACCTCGCGGCGGTCCGGACGGGCCGCAGGGGACCGCACCGGATCTCCATCCAGGGTATTACCTACTCGCTCTTCCCGATCAGGGGACACGGCCGCGGCGCGGCCGGCCCGGCCGCCCGCGACGTGCGCGAGACCGTGCTGTCCGACTGGCTGCTGGCCGTCGAGGCGGACGCCGGCGACTGGCCGGCCGAGCGCCTGGACCTGCTGCAGGGCGTCACCCAGCTGATCGCCGTGGAACGCGACCGGCGCGACGCCGCCCGGACCGTGCGCCGCCGCCTCGCGCAGGAGGTCCTGGAGCTGGTCCAGACGGGTGCCGCGCCCGCCGAGATCGCCGCCCGTCTGCGGGTCGCGGCCCCGGTGCTGCTGCCCGGGCTGGGTGCCGCACCGCACTGGCAGGTCGTGGTGGCCCGGGTGGACTGGGACAGTGGGGACATCCCCGGCGGCCCGGTCGCCCAGTCGCTCCTGGAGGAGATCCTCGTCGACCCCTCGGTCTCGGGCCCGGAGCCTTCCGACCGGATCGCGGTGGCCCACGCGGGTGACGAGGCCATCGCGCTGGTGCCGCTCCCGTCGCTGTCCGGGGACGCCGGTGAGGACAAGGGACCGGATTCGGCCCTGCACGCCGACGAGCTGCTGGCGACCGTACGGGACCCCCTGGCGGCCGGCCTGGCCGACGACGGCCGGCTCACGCTGGGCGTCAGCGCGGCCGTGCACTCCGCCGAAGGGCTGCGCGGGGCGCTGGAGGAGGCCCGGCACGCCCGCCGGGTCGCGGCGGCCCGGCCGGGCCGGGTCTGCGCGGCGGGCCACCACGAGCTCGCCTCGCACGTGCTGCTGCTGCCGTTCGTGCCGGACGACGTGCGCCGCGCCTTCACCGCCCGACTGCTGGACCCGCTGCGCGACTACGACCGGCGCCACCGGGCGGAGCTCATCCCGACCCTGGAGGCCTTCCTCGACTGCGACGGCTCCTGGACCCGCTGCGCGACCCGCCTGCACCTGCACGTCAACACGCTGCGCTACCGGGTCGGGCGAATCGAGCAGTTGACGGGGCGGGACCTCTCCCGGCTGGAGGACAAGCTCGATTTCTTCCTGGCACTGCGCATGAGCTGAGGAGATCCGCTCCGCCGCCCGCCGCGGCGCGGCGGGCGGCGCTGATGATCCGTCCGGACTTTGTGAAAGAGTTCACCCGACCCCTTGGCCGGAGCCCGCGATCCGTGCTCTCATTTCGCCCCAGGGCTCAACCATGTGCTGCTTGATTGCTTTGGGGAGGGCAATGTGGCGGACACCGCCATGTCGGGTGCCGGTTCCACCGGGGGGGACGACCCCCTCCAGCGGGCGATATGGCGGCTGCGTTCGCGCGGCTGTTGGACCGACGCGGCGGCGCTGCTGACGCCCCGCGTCGGCGGGGCGGGCCAGGCTGCCGCCGCCGTGCAGCGCACCGCGCTGCTGGTGGAGCGCTGTCTGTTCACGGGCCAGGGCTGGGCGGAGGCCGAGGACGCGCTCCGGGTCGCCGAGGCGGTCGCCCAGGACGACGACGACCGGGGCGCGGCGGCGTGCGAGCGGGGCCAGCTGGCCTACGCCGCGACCGTACTGGGCGTGCGCGACCGGGCCGACGAGGCCCGCTCCGCGCTGGGCCGGGCGGCCGCCCTGCTGTCACCGGGCTCCCGGACCCGTCCGCTGCTGGATTTCCGCCGCGGCCTGGTGGCCGAGCACCTCGCGGACGCCCCGCAGTCGGCGCGGCCGGCCTACCGGCGCGCCCACGCGGGGGCCGAGGCACACGGGGACACCCTGCTGCTGTCGTTCACCTTCCGACACCTGGCCGCGCTGGCCCTGCGGGACGGCGAGGTGGCCGAGGCCCGCGAGGGGTTCGCGGAGTCGCTGCGGATCCGGGAGGACCTGGGGTTCCTGATCGGCACGGCTCCGGCGCTGGCGGCGCTGGCCGAGGCCGAGCCGGAGCCGGAGGCCACCCGGCTGCGCGCGGAGGCCCGCCGGCTGTTCCACCTGCTGGGCGGCATCCCCACCTGGCTCGCGGACCAGCTGCACCCGGCGCCCGCGGTGTAGCCCGTCCGACCGCGCAGGCCGCCGGCCGGCCCGCGGTGCGGGGCGTCCGTACCGCGCCGGCCCAGGGGTCAGGCTCCGGCGAAGTGCTCCCGTACGAGGGATTCCACCACCGGGAGGTCACGGGCGATCAGGGCCTCCAGCAGGGCCGCGTGCTCGGCCGCGTCCGCGACGAGGTCGGCCTGCCGGACCCTCGGGGCGCCCGGTAGGGGCCACTGGGCCCGGCGGTGGAGTTCCTCCGCCACCTGCACCAGCTGGTCGTTGCCGGCCAGCCGGAGCACCGCCCGGTGGAAGGCCCGGTCCGCCTCCGCGTAACCCGGCACGTCGCCCCCGGCCGCCGCCTCGGCCGTGGCGGCGACGGCCGGGCGCAGGGCCTGCCAGGTGGCTTCGGGCACGGTACGGGCCAGTCGCAGCATGACCGGGACTTCGAGCAGTGCCCGAACCTCGGCCAGTTCGGCGCGTTCCCGCGGGGTGCGCGACAGGACGCGGAAGCCCCGGTTCGGGAGGCATTCCACCGCTCCCTCGACGGCCAGCTGCTGCATCGCCTCGCGCACGGGGGTCGCGGAGACGCCGAAGCGCTCCCCCAGCGCCGGGCCGGAGTAGATCTCCCCCGGTACGAGCTCCCCGTCGACCAGGGCCGCGCGCAGGGCGTCGAGGACCTGCCCGCGCACCGAATGGCGCAATACCTTCCGCTGTTGTGCCGGTACCCGGGGGTGGGCCGTTTCGCGCACGCGGTCCTCCTCATCCGGGTCTCGACCTGTCCCGAGAATAGGTGACGCACCGCGCGAGGGGCCGTTCGCACCCCCTCCAGTCAGGTAAGGTAAGGCTTACCTGTTAACGATCGTGTGATCGGTGGCCCGCCATGACCGTCCCGGCCCTCCCGGCGCCGACCCCCGCCCCGCCCGGCTCCGCGGTGGCGGACGCCTACGCCCGACTGGCCGACGTGTACGGCGGGCTGCGCGTCATCGAGCGGGCCGCGCACGAACCCTCCCCACGCGGTGCGGGGTGGGTCGGCGCGGACGAGCTCGCGGCCGGCGGGCCCGCCCTGGACGCCTTCCTCGCCTGGGACGACACCCAGGTCCTGCGGGACTACGGGACCAGGGCGCGGCCCGATGTGATCGCGGGCTTCGGGCTGCACCGGTACGCGTGGCCGGCCTGCCTGCTGATCACCCTCCCGTGGCTCCTCCACCGGCGGGTCCCCCGACTCCCGGTGGCCGAGGTCTCCTTCCACCGGACCCTCGGCCGGATGAGCGTGCACGTCGGGAGCTTCGCCTGCCTGCCGGACGACCCGGCCGCCGACCTCCCCGGGGCCCGGGTCGTGCCCGACGAGGAGGCGCTGCGCGCGGAGGTGCGGGCCGCGGTCGCCTTGCACCTCGAACCGCTGCTGGAGGGTTTCGGCCCGCGCCTGCGGCGCGGCCGGCGCGCCCTGTGGGGCATGGTGACCGACGAGGTCGTCGAAGGCCTCTGGTACGCCGGCCGCGTGCTCGGCGAGGAGAGCCGCGCGACGGCCGAACTGGAGGCACTCCTGCCGGGCTCGACGGCCCCGTACACCGGGGGCGCCGGATTCCGCACGCTCCCGGGCCCCGACGGCGTCGAACTGCCCACCCGGGACCGGGCCAGTTGCTGCCTCTTCTACACGATCCGGCCGGAGGACACCTGCGTCACCTGCCCGCGCACCTGCGACGCCGACCGCATCACCCGCCTCACGGCCGAGGCCGCCTGACGCTCCGGACGCCGGGACGGCGGCCCACCGGGTCGCGCCCGGCGACAGGAGTGCGACGGTCGGCCCGACGAGCGGCGGCGACGAGGCCGACCCACCCGTAGAGAGGGCCACAATCGAACTCAACTCCACTGCTGCGGACGTCAGTTCGAGACACAACACCCTATCCGGCGGGCCCCGCCCCCCGATGGCGTCCACTTGCCCCGAAACCCGCGTGCACGGCGCACCGGCTGCGCCACTATGGCGCCCGGAAAGCCGCACGACCGCATACGCGAGGCAAGGGACATCCGCATGAGACTGACCGACATATCGCTGGACTGGCTGCTGCCCGGCAGTCTGCTGATCCTGGGCGTGCTTGCGGCGGTTGCGGTCTTGGCGCGGGGAAAGCGCGAGAGCGAGAAGGCTGCGGCCGAGGACAGCTGGGAACGCAGCGAGGAGCGGCGGCGGCGCAAGGAAGCCGTCTACGGAACCGCCTCGTACGTGCTGCTCTTCTGCTGCGCGGCCGTGGCCGCCGCACTCTCCTTCCACGGGCTGGTCGGCTTCGGCCGGCAGAACCTCAACCTCTCCGGGGGCTGGGAGTACCTCGTGCCCTTCGGCCTCGACGGCGCCGCCATGTTCTGCTCGGTGCTCGCCGTCCGCGAAGCCAGCCACGGTGACGCGGCCCTCGGTTCACGCATGCTGGTCTGGCTGTTCGCGGGGGCGGCCGCCTGGTTCAACTGGGTGCACGCTCCGCGCGGGCTGGGCCACGACGGCGCTCCGCAGTTCTTCGCGGGGATGTCGCTCTCGGCTGCCGTCCTCTTCGACCGCGCCCTCAAGCAGACCCGCCGGGCGGCGTTGCGCGAACAGGGCCTGATCCCGCGGCCGTTGCCGCAGATCCGGATGGTCCGCTGGCTGCGGGCCCCCCGGGAGACCTTCGGCGCATGGTCCCTCATGCTGCTGGAGGGGGTGCGCACCCTGGACGAGGCCGTGGACGAGGTGCGCGAGGACAAGAAGGAGCGGGAGCAGGACCGGCACCGCAGGCGCGACCAGAACCGGCTCGACCGGGCGCGCATCAAGGCGCTGGGACGGCAGCACCGGGCGTTCGGGCGGTCCCGCGGCCGCCAGGTGGAGCTCCCGGAACTGACGCAGGGAGCGGGCTCCGCGCCGGTCGGCGCGGAGCCGGCCATACCGGAATCGGGACAGCTGCCGCTACGCCGCCGGCCCTCCCTGCAGGCCGTCAACCCCACCGAATCCCTTGATGGGACCGGGACCCGGATGGTGGACCTCACCGCCGAGGACGACACCCAGACCATCCCCCGGCTGGACTCGCTGGAGCGCAAACTGAAGGACCTGGAGCAGCAGTTCGGCTGAACCGGGCCCGGGCTCGGCCCCGGGGACAGCCCGCAGGACCCGCCCGTTCAGGCGGGTCCTGCGGCGTACGGGAGCTCGCGACGCAGGTCGAGCTCGAACCACACCACCTTGCCGCCGCCGAGGGCGAGCGGGTCCACGCCCCAGTCGTCGGCCAGCGCCTCCACCAGTACCAGTCCCCGGCCGTGCGTACCGTCGTCGGCGGTCGGTACGTACGGCCGGGGCCGGCGCACGGCGTGGTCGCGGACCTCCACCCGTAACCGCGTGGCCGTGAGGCTCGCGGACACCTCCGCACCACGGTCGGTGTGGACGAGGGCGTTGGTGACCAGCTCCGTGATCAGCAGTTCGGCCACGGCCATCGCCTCGTTCCCGCACCGGTGGCGCATCAGCTCCCTGAGGGACCGGCGGACCTCGCCCACCGCCTTCAGGTCCGCGCGGCGCACGCTCCGGCTGATGCGCAGCATGTCCCCCGCCGCCCCGCCCTCGGCGGTGGACGGCTCGCGCGGCCCCGGCGCCCCTCTGCTCCACAGCTTCCCCGTCTTCGCCCCCACCCGCACGGCGGTGTCCCTCCCGTGTCCACTGCTCTCGAACAGGTCTACGGGATGCATGCCCCCCGGGGGGATCCGCACTCCTTCGGGCTTACGGGCGGGGCATGTTGCGCAGGTTGGATCGAGCCATCTGGATCATTCGCCCCACCCCGCCGTCGAGCACGATCTTGCTGGCGGAGAGTGCGAATCCGGTCACCATCTCGGCGCTGATCTTCGGAGGAATCGACAGGGCCGCGGGGTCGGTCACCACGTCGACCAGAGCGGGTCCCGGATGCCGGAACGCGTCCTTCAAAGCACCGCTGAGCTGCTTGGGCTTCACCACGCGCACCCCGTAGGCGCCCGCCGCGCGGGCGATCGCGGCGAAGTCCGGGTTCTTGTTCCGCGTCCCGTAGGAGGGCAGGCCGGAAACCAGCATCTCCAACTCGACCATCCCGAGGGATGAGTTGTTGAAGAGCACCACTTTGACGGGGAGTTCGTACTGCACCAGGGTGAGGAAATCTCCCATCAGCATGGAGAAACCGCCGTCGCCGGACATCGACACCACTTGACGACTGCGGTCGGTGAACTGTGCGCCGATGGCCTGCGGGAGCGCGTTGGCCATCGAGCCGTGGCTGAAGGAGCCGATGATGCGCCGCTTGCCGTTCGGGGAAAGATAGCGCGCCGCCCACACATTGCACATGCCCGTGTCGACCGTGAACACCGCGTCCTCGTCGGCCAGTTCGTCGAGCACCGAGGCCACGTACTCCGGGTGGATCGGCGTGTGCTTCTCGACCTTTCGGGTGTAGGCCTTCACCACCCCCTCCAGGGCGTCCGCATGCTTCGTCAGCATCCGGTCCAGGAAGCGGCGGTCCGTCTTCGCCTTCACCCGCGCGTTCACGACGCGCAGGGTCTCGCGCACGTCTCCCCACACGGCGAGATCCAGCTGGGAACGCCGTCCGAGGTGCTCGGGGCGGATGTCGACCTGGACGATCTTCACGTCGTCGGGCAGGAAGGAGTTGTACGGGAAGTCCGTGCCGAGCAGGATCAGCAGGTCGCACTCGTGGGTGGCCTCGTAGGCCGCGCCGTAGCCGAGCAGCCCGCTCATCCCGACGTCGTAGGGGTTGTCGTACTGGATCCATTCCTTGCCGCGCAGCGCGTGCCCGACGGGGGCCTTGACCCGGCCGGCGAACTCCATCACCTCGGCGTGCGCCCCGGCCGTGCCGCTGCCGCAGAACAGCGTGACCCGCTGGGCCTCGTCGACGAGCCGGACCAACTTCTCGATCTCGTCGTCGCCGGGCCGTACGGTGGGCCGGGCGGTGACGAGGGCGTGCTCCACCGCCTTGTCCGGGGCGGGTCGGGCGGCGATGTCCCCGGGAAGCGCGACCACGCTGACCCCGCTGCGGCCGATGGCGTGCTGCACGGCGCTCTGCAGCAGCCGGGGCATCTGCTGCGGGTTGGAGATCAGCTCGCTGTAGTGGCTGCACTCGCGGAAGAGCTGGTCGGGGTGGGTCTCCTGGAAATAGCCCAGGCCGATCTCGCCGGAGGGGATGTGCGAGGCCAGCGCGAGGACCGGTGCCATCGAGCGCTGGGCGTCGTACAGCCCGTTGATCAGGTGCAGGTTTCCCGGGCCGCAGGAGCCGGCGCAGGCGGCGAGGCGGCCGGTGATCTGGGCCTCGGCACCTGCCGCGAAGGCTGCGGTCTCCTCGTGGCGGACCTGGATCCACTCGATGCCGTCCGTCCGGCGGATCGCGTCCACCACGGGATTGAGGCTGTCGCCGACGACTCCGTACATCCGCCGCACCCCGGCGCGCACCAGGATGCCGACGAACTGCTCCGCCACGTTCTGCTTGGCCATGCCTCCCATCCAGCCATGCCCGCGCCGGTTACGCCTCCCAGACGGCGGCAGCCGTGCGGTCGTCGGCGTACCCCTTGAGGCGAAGCTGGGTGTCGGCGAGGAAGGCAGCCAGGCCGGGAGGCTCCGGCTCGGCCCAGCGGGCGGCGAGCTCCGCCCGGAGGGCGGCCTCCTCCCGCATCGGCTCCGCCAGCCCGCCCGAGCACAGCAGCAGGGTGTCCCCCGGCCGGGCCACAGAAGCCCGGAACCGGAAGGCGCTGCCGGGCTCGTCCGCCGCGTCCGCCGGCTCGGTGGCGTCGGCCGCGGGGGCAGGCACGGGTGCGGCAGGCCCGATGGGCTCCAGGTCCTCCCATTGGCCCGAACGGAGGCGGAACAGTCCGCCCGCGCCGGCGCCGAAGCACACCCGGGTGCGGCATTCGGGATCCACCGGGAGCAGCAGCCCGCGCAGTCCCGCCGTGTACTGCTCCTCCGCGAGCCCCAGCTCGGCGGCGCGGACCCGCAGGCGTCCGTAGCCACGGTCGGTGAGCCGCTGCAGGCCCGAGCGCAGCGCGTCGCGGCGACCGGCCCGGATGTCGTCGGCCAGCCGGCCCTGGCTGCGGCCGACGGCCGCGGCGACCGTGCGGCACAGTTCGGCGGCGGCCTCCGCGGCGCCCGGAGCGGCCCGGTCGCCGCCGGCCAGAGCCACCAGCACCAGGGCGTCGTCGCCGCTTCCGAAGCGGGCGGTGAGCAGGAAGTCCCGACGGGTCTCGCCCCGGTAGCGGGCGGAATCGCCGCGCAGGGAGGCGGCCCGGAGGGTGTGGGCGCCGTAACGGGCGCCCTCCAGAACGGTGTCCGGGACCAGCGCGTCGAGTGCGGCCGGATCCGCAGGCGGGAGCGGGCCCGGCTCGGCGGCGTAGGTGGGGGCGCGGTCGCCGAGGTGGCGCACTTCGGGCCGCTGCCGCGGCGCGGCCGCCTCCGGGACGGGCGGGGCGGCGGGTTCGGGCGGGGCCCCGGGCTGCGGCACCTCCCTGGTGCGGTCCTCCCGGCGCGGTGTCCCGGCCGGCCGGGTGGGCAGCTCCGGGCCGGGCGCCGGCGGGACCTCGACGCCCCCGAGGGCGTAGCCGGTGGCTCCGCCGGTACGCGGATCGCGCGGCTGGGCCCCGTGCCAGGGCGGGGCCGGGGGCGGCGGCGCGGCGTACCGCTCTCCGGGCGGGGCAGCGGCGTCCGCGGCGGGCGGCTGCGCGGCGGGCGCCCCGGCCGGAGCGTCGGGAGTCGCGGCCGGTGCGTCGGGAGTCTCGGCCGGTGCGTCGGGAGTCGCGGCCGGTGCGTCGGGAGTCTCGGCCGGCGGCCGGCCGTACGTCCGGCCGGGCAGCGGCACCTGCACCGCCGGCTGGTCGAGTGCGGGGCCGACGGGCCGCGGCGGGACCTGCCGCTCGCCGGGCGGGGCGGCTTCCGGGGCGGGTGGCACGGCTGGTCGCGCCGGCGGCCCGGCCGGTGCGTCACCGGCCGCCGGCGCGGCGGGCGTCGGAGGCGGTACGGACCGCTCGCCGGGCGGGGCGGCCACGGGCGCGGGCCGGGCGTCGGGGGCCGGACGCGGCGGCGGGACCGGCCCTGCCGTCGGGGGCCGGGCGGGTTCCCGACGGAGGCCGTCCGGCAGTGGCGGCTGCACGGGTGGGCCGGTGTCCGGTTCGGTCCGCGGGGACGGCAGGGACCCGCGCCCCTGCCCGAGCCCGGCATCACGTACCGGCTCCGGCGGCGCGGGAGGCGATGCCCCGACCGGGTCGCCCGTGACACCGGCCGCCGACCGGAACCGGTGGTCGAGGGTGTCCCCCGGGTCGGGTGCCGGGCCCGTGTCCGGGTCCTCGTAGAGCTTCTGCCACCAGTCGTCCGCGCCCTGCTGACTCATGCCCTCATTCTCGGCCCGCGGTGGGGGCCGAAAACGCCGAATGCACGAAAAGGGCCGCCCGGCCCGCGGCCCGGTGGTCCCCTCCCGTCCCACCCGTACGGATCAGCGCATCTCGCACATCCGCGCGACCTTCCGAGTGGCCACCCAGGCGGCCAGGGCGTGGACGCCCGCCCGGTCCGGGCACATCGCTCCCCTCCGGCGAATTCCGGCCAACCACTGCATTGCACGGCAAGCTGCCGCGTAAATGGCGTCTGATCGAAGGATGTTGGTGCTGTGGTGGCACAACCTTGGCAGAGGGGAGGGGGATGCGGCGATGATGTCGGCGGCGGGTTCGCGCCGTGGCCGCTTCCCAACAGGCGCGGTGTCGAAAGGGTGGTGGACGGGTTGCTGGGTGCCATAGGCCTGGACGAGGGCCAGGAGTCCGCGTACCGCGTGCTGGTGGCGCTGGGCGCGGCCGAGGTCCCCGACCTCGCGCACCGGCTGACCCTGCCGGTGCCGCAGACCGAACGGGCCCTGCGCCATCTGGAGCGGCACGGGCTGGCCGCCCGGTCCTCGGCCCGGCCGGGGCGCTGGGTCGCGGCCCCGCCGGGGGTCGCGCTCGGGGCCCTGCTGACCCGGCAGCGGCACGAGCTGGAGCAGGCCGAGACGGCGGCGGCGCGGCTGGCGGAGGAGTACCGGGCGGAGGCGTCCGAACCGTCCGTGCACGACCTCGTGGAACTGGTGCAGGGCGCGAGCGCGGTGGCGCACCGCTTCCACCAGCTCCGGCTCGGCGCGGAGAAGGAGGTGTGCGCCCTGGTCGGCGGAGGCTCCCCGGTGCCGACCGGACCGGACGGCGAGGCCGAGGGCCGGGGCTCGGCGGGCGGTGTCGGCCACCGGGTGGTGATCGAGCGGGAGGTGCTGGCCCTGCCGGGCGGAATCCGGGAGGTCTCCTCGGCACTGGCCCGGGGCGAGCAAGTCCGGGTGACGGCGGAGGTCCCGACGAAGCTGCTGATCGCGGACCGGACCCGCGCCATCGTCCCGCTGACGGGGCGCGGCGCGGAGCCGGCGGCGCTGGTGGTGCACCCGTCCGGGCTCCTGGAGTCGCTGACGGGCCTGTTCGAGGCGGTGTGGCGGGAGTCGCTGCCGCTGCGGCTGGGCACGGCCGGTTCGCCGGAGGAGTTCGGGACGGTACCGGACGCCACGGATCTGGAGATCCTCTCGCTGCTGCTGGCGGGTATGACGGACGCGAGCGCGGCCAAGCACCTGGAGCTCGGCCTGCGGACGGTACAGCGGCGGGTCAAGGGGCTCATGGAGGCGGCCGGGGTGACGACCCGGCTGCAGCTCGGCTGGCACGCGTACGAGCGTGGCTGGGTGGCCCGGTAGCCTGCGGTCGGGCACGCTGGGCGGGTGGACGTGCCGCAGCTGCTCCTGGTGGGTCTGGTGTTGCTGCTCGGGCTCGTCGGGGTGCTGGTGCCCGGGGTGCCCGGGACCTGGTTGGTGTGGGCGGGGCTGATGTGGTGGGCCCTGCACGAGCGGTCGGTGCTGGCGTGGTCCCTACTGGTCGCGGCGACGGCACTGCTGCTGGTGGTCCAGGTGGTGAAGTGGCAGCTGCCGCCCCGGCGGACGCACGGGCTGCCGGCCACCCCCCGGACGGCGGCCTTCGCCGGTGCCGGCGCGCTGCTGGGCTTCGTACTGGTTCCCGTGGTGGGGGCCGTCCCGGGATTCATGGGCGGCATCTACCTCTGCGAGCGGTTGCGCCTGGGCGGGCACGGCGAGGCCTGGGCGTCGACGCGGGCGGTGATGCGGGCGGTGGGCACGAGCGTGCTGGTGGAACTGTTCGGGTGCCTGTTGGTGGTGGGGGCATGGGTCGGCGCGGTGGCCGCGGAGTAGGACGCGGCCGGACCGCCCGGCCGGGAAGACGGGAGCCCCGGGCCGGTCGACCCGGGGCGGGGTGGGCGGGTCAGGCGCGGCCGCCACGCTTGGCGGCGTAATTCGCCCGGCCCTCTGCCGACTTCAGCCGCCAGTCGCGGCGGATCTCCGACCGGAGCCGGGCGTCCGTCTTGGCCACGATCCGCTGGTTCTCGCGCAGGAGCTTGCGGTAACTCTCCAGACGCCGTTCCGGCAGGACCCCCGACTCCAGCGCGGCGAGCACCGCGCACCCCGGCTCCGCCTCGTGGGCGCAGTCGTGGAAGCGGCATTCGGCGGCGTAGTCCTCGATCTCGGAGAAGACCTGCCCCACGCCCGCCTCCGCGTCGAAGAGCCCGACGCCGCGCAGGCCCGGGGTGTCGATGAGGACCCCTCCGCCGGGCAGGAGGAGGAGGTTGCGGGTGGTCGTGGTGTGGCGGCCCTTGCCGTCGGCGTCGCGGGTGGCCTGGACCTCCATGGCGTCCGCGCCGAGCAGCGCGTTCGCCAGGGTGGACTTGCCCGCGCCGGAGACGCCCAGCAGGACGCTCGTACCGTCGGCGACGATCGCACCGAGGACGTCGGTGCCCTCCCCGGTGCGGGAGGAGACCGTGAGGACCGGGACGCCCGGGGCGGTGGTCTCCACGTCCTGAACCAGGTGGCCGAGGGTGACCGGGTCCGGGACCAGGTCCGCCTTGGTGAGGACGACCAGCGGCTGCGCCCCCGACTCCGAGGAGTCGGCCGGTGTACGCAGCAGTGCCGCACCGCTCGAACTGGCCATCGCGAGCGCAAGGAACCGTTCGATCCGCCCGAGGTCGAGTTCGACCGCGAGCGACACACAGATGACGATGTGATCGATGTTGGTGGCCAGCACCTGACCTTCGGAACGCTTGGACGACGTCGACCGGACGAACGCGGTCCGCCGAGGCAGGACGGTCCGCGCGTACCGCGGATCACTGCCCTCGGGATCGACGGCGACCCAGTCCCCCGTGCACACGACCTTCATCGGGTCATGGGGAACGACGAAAGCGGTGTCGGCACGGACGACGCCGTCAGGGGTGGCCAC
This window encodes:
- a CDS encoding protein phosphatase 2C domain-containing protein; amino-acid sequence: MSQQGADDWWQKLYEDPDTGPAPDPGDTLDHRFRSAAGVTGDPVGASPPAPPEPVRDAGLGQGRGSLPSPRTEPDTGPPVQPPLPDGLRREPARPPTAGPVPPPRPAPDARPAPVAAPPGERSVPPPTPAAPAAGDAPAGPPARPAVPPAPEAAPPGERQVPPRPVGPALDQPAVQVPLPGRTYGRPPAETPDAPAATPDAPAETPDAPAATPDAPAGAPAAQPPAADAAAPPGERYAAPPPPAPPWHGAQPRDPRTGGATGYALGGVEVPPAPGPELPTRPAGTPRREDRTREVPQPGAPPEPAAPPVPEAAAPRQRPEVRHLGDRAPTYAAEPGPLPPADPAALDALVPDTVLEGARYGAHTLRAASLRGDSARYRGETRRDFLLTARFGSGDDALVLVALAGGDRAAPGAAEAAAELCRTVAAAVGRSQGRLADDIRAGRRDALRSGLQRLTDRGYGRLRVRAAELGLAEEQYTAGLRGLLLPVDPECRTRVCFGAGAGGLFRLRSGQWEDLEPIGPAAPVPAPAADATEPADAADEPGSAFRFRASVARPGDTLLLCSGGLAEPMREEAALRAELAARWAEPEPPGLAAFLADTQLRLKGYADDRTAAAVWEA
- a CDS encoding helix-turn-helix domain-containing protein, which produces MLGAIGLDEGQESAYRVLVALGAAEVPDLAHRLTLPVPQTERALRHLERHGLAARSSARPGRWVAAPPGVALGALLTRQRHELEQAETAAARLAEEYRAEASEPSVHDLVELVQGASAVAHRFHQLRLGAEKEVCALVGGGSPVPTGPDGEAEGRGSAGGVGHRVVIEREVLALPGGIREVSSALARGEQVRVTAEVPTKLLIADRTRAIVPLTGRGAEPAALVVHPSGLLESLTGLFEAVWRESLPLRLGTAGSPEEFGTVPDATDLEILSLLLAGMTDASAAKHLELGLRTVQRRVKGLMEAAGVTTRLQLGWHAYERGWVAR
- a CDS encoding DUF456 domain-containing protein — its product is MDVPQLLLVGLVLLLGLVGVLVPGVPGTWLVWAGLMWWALHERSVLAWSLLVAATALLLVVQVVKWQLPPRRTHGLPATPRTAAFAGAGALLGFVLVPVVGAVPGFMGGIYLCERLRLGGHGEAWASTRAVMRAVGTSVLVELFGCLLVVGAWVGAVAAE
- the rsgA gene encoding ribosome small subunit-dependent GTPase A — translated: MSNAPLHPFSSSALQHPLAAYGWDGGWEAEFAPYASQGLVPGRVVRVDRGQCDVATPDGVVRADTAFVVPHDPMKVVCTGDWVAVDPEGSDPRYARTVLPRRTAFVRSTSSKRSEGQVLATNIDHIVICVSLAVELDLGRIERFLALAMASSSGAALLRTPADSSESGAQPLVVLTKADLVPDPVTLGHLVQDVETTAPGVPVLTVSSRTGEGTDVLGAIVADGTSVLLGVSGAGKSTLANALLGADAMEVQATRDADGKGRHTTTTRNLLLLPGGGVLIDTPGLRGVGLFDAEAGVGQVFSEIEDYAAECRFHDCAHEAEPGCAVLAALESGVLPERRLESYRKLLRENQRIVAKTDARLRSEIRRDWRLKSAEGRANYAAKRGGRA